Genomic window (Deltaproteobacteria bacterium):
GCGCCGCCCCGAGGGAGAGCGACCCGGTGTCCCCCATGAACACCTGCGCCGGGTAGGCGTTGAACCACAGGAATCCCAGGCCCGCCCCGGCCAGCGCGCCGCAGAAGATCGTCAACTCCCCGGCCCCGGGGATGTACTGGATCTGGAGATAGTTGGCGATCTTGACGTGGCCGGTGAGATACGCGAAGAGCATGTACGTGCCGGCGGAGATGATGGACGGGCCGATCGCCAGGCCGTCGAGCCCGTCGGTCAGGTTCACCGCGTTGGACGCCCCCACGATCACGAGCACGATGAAGGGGATGTAGAGGAACCCGAGGCTGGGCCGGAGGTTCTTGAAGAAGGGGATGTTCACCGTGTCCTTGATCCCGATGTCCGTGTAGATCAGCGCGGCGGCGACGGCCGCCAGGGCGAACTGCGCGGCGAGCTTCCGCCTCGGGCTCAGACCCCTCGTGTCCTTCTTCACGACCTTCCGGTAATCGTCCACGAACCCGATCGCGCCGTACCCCACCGTAACGAACACGGCGATCCAGATGTAGGCGCTCGTGAGGTTCGCCCAGAGGAGCGTGGGGAGCACCGTCGCCAGGACGATGAGCACGCCGCCCATCGTCGGCGTCCCTTCCTTCGCGATGTGGCTCTCCGGCCCGTCCCGGCGGATCGTCTGCCCGATCTGGAGCCGGCCCAGGGTGCGGATCAGCCAGGGCCCGATGAGGAACGAGATCAGCAGCGCCGTGATCGCGGCGTAGATCGTCCGGAACGTGATGTAACGGAATACGTTGAAGAACGAGTAGTTGACGTGGAGCGGGAACAGGAGATGATAGAGCATTCGCTTAGGCCCACTCCCCCCGGATGGCCGTGGCGACTTCGTCCAGCCGCATCCCGCGCGATCCCTTCACCAGCACCACGTCCCCTTCCGACACGGACGCGCGCACCGCTTCTCGGAGCCGCCCCCGGTCGACCGTGTGGTCCACGGAATCCGGGGCCATCCCGCCTTCGAGGGCGCCCCGCGCCGCATGGACCGCCTCGTTCCCGAAGGCGAT
Coding sequences:
- a CDS encoding phospho-N-acetylmuramoyl-pentapeptide-transferase, with product MLYHLLFPLHVNYSFFNVFRYITFRTIYAAITALLISFLIGPWLIRTLGRLQIGQTIRRDGPESHIAKEGTPTMGGVLIVLATVLPTLLWANLTSAYIWIAVFVTVGYGAIGFVDDYRKVVKKDTRGLSPRRKLAAQFALAAVAAALIYTDIGIKDTVNIPFFKNLRPSLGFLYIPFIVLVIVGASNAVNLTDGLDGLAIGPSIISAGTYMLFAYLTGHVKIANYLQIQYIPGAGELTIFCGALAGAGLGFLWFNAYPAQVFMGDTGSLSLGAALGVVAVMVKQEIVLALVGGVFVMEALSVIFQVTSYKTRRKRIFRMAPIHHHFELEGWAEPKIIVRFWIVSIVLALLAISTLKIR